The following nucleotide sequence is from Mytilus edulis chromosome 13, xbMytEdul2.2, whole genome shotgun sequence.
TGTCTATGTCGTCCATTATTGGATGTGTTGATGGACCTTTGTCAGGGATAACTGTATTGGTCTCGGATGTAAAAACtgatttaaattgttcatttaacATGTTAGCTTTTTTCAAGGGATCTGTATGAAGTAAACCTTCACTCCTAAGAGGTGCAATACCAGTGTTTTCATTGTTTTGGCCTTTTATGTATGAAAAGAGTTTTTTAGGTTGTTTGTTAAATCTCGAATTTTCAGGCTCTTGTATTTCAATGTCAAAAATCATGTTTTCGATATAATTCCAATAGGCATTTCTCATCTCTTTCTGTaattgtgttttaatttgtttgaattttttttagtaTGTTTGCTatcatgttttttctttttataaaatttgtttttcttatttatcagtttttttcaattttgagtcTATCCATGGTAGGTGGGTTTTATTTCCTATTAGCTTAGTTGGTATATGCTTTTGGATACtttctgttgtttttgttttaaagaaattcCACATATTGTCTATATCAAGTTCTAATTTGTGTTTTTCCATATGTGTGTATGTTTCTTTTAagtcttttccatttttttttttttttttcccagTCTGCTTTCTTGTAAATCAATACTTTGTGTGGTGACTGTTTGGCTTTCGAAAGGGAAAGATTTATTTCACTGAAGATTATGTCATGGTCACCTAGTGGTGGTAATGTTTCTACTCTGTTTACTAGGGATGGATTTGACATGCACAGTAGATCAAGTCCataccgtacgcgtacggtccaagtactgatacggtctggaacatatatatgtcatttttttatttagataagtTAAATTGAAATCGAGATTTCTTTCTTCGAAACTTTAGCATGTATTGGTTAtttgttagctcacctggcccgaagggccaagtgagcttttcccatcactttgcgtccgtcgtccgtcgtcgttaacttttacaaaaatgttctcctctgaaactactgggccaaattaaaccaaacttggccacaatcatcatttgggtatctagttttaaaaatgtgtcccatgacccggccaaccaaccaagatggccgccatggctaaaaatagaacataggggtaaaatgcagtttgttgggttgctgcccctgaattggtaattttaaggaaattttactgtttttggttattatcttgaatattattatagatagagataaactgtaaacagcaataatgttcagcaaaataagagttacaaataagtcacatgactgaaatggtcagttgacccctttaggagttattgccctttatagtcaatttttaaccattataaccactactgggccaaattaaaccaaatttggccacaatcatctttggtgtatctagtttaaaaaatgtgtccagttacccggccatccaaacaagatggccgccatggctaaacatagaacaaaggggtaaaatgcagtttttggcttataactcaaaaacaaaagcatttagagcaaatatgacatggggtaaaattgtttatcaggtctagatctatctgccttcaaattttcagatgaatcggacaatctgttgttgggttgctgcccctgattggtaattttaaggaaattttgctgtttttggttattatcttgaatattattatagatagagataaactgtaaacagcaataacgttcagcaaagtaagattaacaaataagtcaacatgaccgaaatggtcaattgatcccctaaggagttattgtcctttatagtcaatatttaacaatttttataaaatttgtaaatttttaataacattttccactgaaactactgggccaagttcattatagatagagataattgtaagcagcaagaatgttcagtaaagtaagatttacaaacacatcaccatcaccaaaacacaattttgtcatgaatccagcttcctttgtttaaataatcacattgaccaaggtgagcgacacaggctctttagagcctctagttttatttgtttctgaCCAAGGTAGCAGTTATAAAGGGTAAAACGATCGACGAACTATTTTTCTAAAACTTCTGTAAACGACCTCTGAGTTCCTGCcgttccaaattttaatataaaatacattgAACTATAAAACTTAGTATACTTAGTCTAGTAGTTATTTTATAGGAGTTACACATCAGGGAAACGTATGTTATCCTTATTGAGGaaacattaaggtggtacctaacactacagggagataactctgtaaaatcagcaaaacgttttaatgacgttgtgttcttaagggaatattaagcttctcaatgatcaaaattgtagtttgtcaaactgctatataaccagtgtaatttttctgattaaacggttggttcaaagtttttgaaatttttatatttttgttaaaaggtcaaagtaaataccaaaatttaatgaaaattaaacgagccaaattaattttagtgaaagtgttgggtaccaccttaaacaataTAATTAGTTCAGATTTAAGGGGTGATACTTCCGAATAGTCAAGCAAAAATACAAACGGAAGAGGGTTGGACACAaagtttgttttctttaaaaattccCAACTCACGGATTATCCTATTCTAACGGGGTCAGTTATGTCAAAATACACATTATCAAAACGGACTACATTTCTTCATCTGTAATAACTAATTAATATAAACATATTAGACAACTTTGATGAATAAGTTtaaattataaaagttttaaagTGCGCTCAGTAAACCCTTCTGTTATTCtatttataaatagaaatttcaacaatttaacaacattcaatatttaaaatgttttcatcCGTATGTATTGTTACAGATATATACAAGTATACATGTACTTGATGAAGAACTAAGTGGTATTACTGTATTAAGCTCTTCATTATTGATATACCATGGAGTATTTAATTAAAGTGTGGTAACTATTAATGAAATGATCTTATCTAATTTCGAAATGTTCAGTCATGATTAAAATCCTTTAATAAATAACAAACATTATTGCATAATAAATGTGGACTCATTTTAATGTGCCCTAGGGATTGCATTCAATATATGATAAGACAGatgttgaaattttcatgtttactGATGTTTGTCTTTTCACCGTTTTTATATTTTCGGATATGATCGatgcattcgtcacaactcgaTCGATTCCGTACCTTAGCGGATTTACCCGAGGATTGCTGATTGATGATCGATGCCGTCCGGGGTTATTTTTAGGGGTGACACATCGGTACTCATTTCTAAAATCCCGCTTTTTTAGTAATTTTTCACCCACTTTCCAATTTTTGTCCTCCTTTTTCCCAGATCCCCTGGTACTgtacatgctacatgtatatatacatttttaaatacgACATCCCAAAATGTCGCACCCGTGCATGTAACTATTTTTAGATTTTCGAGTATCTTTGGTATCTTCTCTTCTTTTATCAAAGATAAATCAACTGTATTGGTTATAATTAAGTCCAGCGGACATTATTACAGCCATTAAACAAGTTGCTTCTGACATcatactgtttttatttttagaattataatttatataattatgaaaactgaTATATTATCTGTACAATTTagtattcaaaattataattgcATTGCAAAACAATTGAAGAAAAAGCTTATGCAAcgcaatttaaaaacaaatgtgtcaAAACAAACAGCATTTACAAATCTGAGTCAGTAAAATATTTCCTTAGGCTGTAATATGTTgaattaaattttagatttatgatAATGATTGACACattatttatacttttgtatactatgaaatgaaattttgacagccaagttttattaaaaatatatattatccaACTATATCTATTGTTAAACTTAAGATAATCACAACaccattagatttttttttatttaaaactacaTTCTACGCGTTAGTATATTTTCCACTTTAAAAGCATTATATATGATTGAGACATACTACACATTTAACAATTTCTACTACACGCTTCCAAGTATAAATCTTGGAGCCCTCcccctaaaaaaataaataaaaaaatcctagATCCGCAATTGATATCGACTTTTTTTACAGACTTCAATACATATTGTTATCTACTATAACGACagcaaatatttaaatgttaattgAAGCCagaatattaaataataaaaaaaaagaggcgtAACATTTTAGTTAAGGTCcggtaaatgttttaattcataAAGTGATGAAATAGTATAGTTTTCGTTTATACAAATAAGATGTTGAATAATTGCGGCAATGAGACAAGTCTTTACTAGTGACCAAATGACGTAGACCTTAATTAACAAGTTttgatcaccgtacggccttcaaaaatgagcaaaagcTGTCAATATAAATTAGTAGAATGCCATTCTGATACATTTTAGATATATACCCGAAGTTTGCAAAAATAAGTCGTAAATACAGTTTTGTGTCAACGAAAAACATTACCTcgtgcaatgccaaaatacatTTATCGAATTTATTGTAtacctatattttatttttcggCACTGTCATGCAATTATATTTTAGAAATTGTATGTATTTTTATgtcatttatttattagttgaaaTGTAGTTCAGAGGTTAGTAGTGTAACGTTATATCGAGAGGTTTTGattataaaaatggaaaataaaaagtTAATGTGAGtgttgtacattgtacatgtaataaactgccattatcggggcctattaaagctatgcggtatgggctttgctcattgttgaaggccgtacggtgacctatagttgttaatgtctgtgtcattttggtcttttgtggatagttgtctcattggcaatcataccacatcttcttttttatattccatTAATTTTGTAAGAGAATAATTAACAACAAACAATATAACAATACACCATAAACAATAATTTAcactaaataataaacaatttactgATAATGATGCAAACATTCGTACATTATCCTTGTTATCCCTTTTTCTACAAACTTACCGATCTTAACTGCAAACAGGAACTGATTAAAATGGCGATGCTGTGATTCACGGAATGTTGATTAAGCAATTGGGATTATACGATTAAATTAGTAAGCGAAAATccgatgtggactggtcattaaAGATATTTAAGATAAGCAATTACATGCATGCTTTCGGTAATCGATGTTGTTAGCAAATCTGTACCTATATAATGTGTACTGTCGTAAATTGAATCTTATTTCACAGAGCCCGGGGTAGGGCTATTTAAGATTGTAAAAATAAGCAATATTATTTTCGTTAATCGACACTGTTATCAAATCTGTAcctaatactagtatatattaagGTCGTAAATTGAATCTTATTTCGTAGAGCCCCGAGGCAAGGCTTATAATTTACAAACAGAAGTTTCATCTTAAGTGGATAATGTAAATTTATCGCCTGGTTGTGTACCTTTGTGGAAGATTACATCATATTTAAATCATAGGAAACATATAATACACAGCTCGCAACCATATATACTTCTTTAAAATAATTGTTCAATACGATATGCTATACTGCCAGAGCCATGTTCCTATATATTAAAAAGTGCAAAATCTCTATAATAATATATACAACCAGACAGAAACCCATACTTCTATCACATAGATTTTATaacacttacatgtacatgtagttatgTTAGTGTAGTTTCATTTCAACACGGAACATTTCGgagaatcaataaaattgagaatggcaatggcgaatgtgtcaaagagacaacaacccgacaaaagagcggAAACCAGCCGAAGTCCACTAATATATTGGTCTCCAATACATGTAATGCGTAGGTTCAATATCTAGGATTATTCCCTATTATATATTTCTAGTACATTCAAATGTtattaaacaaatcatttatttgcTGCATACTTTGTTAAAAtaattgttgaacatttttgatgtgaatttattcaaatattgtatttGTATGTGTGTTTGTAACATAAAGCAGAATGTCATCAGATAAAATTATAACCCTACGTTGAACTTCATGACGTTTTGGAATAAAATTGAGCAAAGTGCAACCAAAgcgaaattatattgaaattcgttaatttaaaaaaaaatcaagtatttCAATAAGTTGTAAAGTATATTGATCTCATATCGGCCTGGTTCTAGCATCAGATGGTCATTCCTTCATTTTTTGTATGAAAGGTTCTGActtgttttctttattctttgttttttataccatttttcgctattgtgtatttatttttcacaatATTCTCTATTCTGTCTTTTTCAGTACTCgttttttctctattctctattttttctAGAGGTgcctacatgtatatgtattcatTAAccattttttctgcattttttgcTTACTGTTCACTATTATGTTAAACCCACCAAGACCATCTGCTTTAATTGAATTCTCGACCTTACATTGCTTAAGTGCTTTATGTTAGGATACAATCTTCAATCCAGATGGGTCCTGGATCACTGGGCATGCTTACTGACGATAACCACGGAggtgttgacaatttttttttttttttttttttatgtgtttttttttttttttgtattttgaaaatataatttgataCCTGAAATATCGTCAGTGTCTTTAGTTTTtattgttgtgtcttgtgtactattgtttttctgtttgtctttttcttttttagtcatggtgttgtcagcTTGTTTTCGATCTATGTTTTGATGTTACACTGTTCTTttaggtaagggtgaaggttggtccatagttaaaacgtttaaacccgttgcatttgtttgcacttgtcTTAAGTCAGGTAATTGATTTTCTGTGGTTTTCGTtagttgatgtggtttataagtatttctcgtttcttgtttttttttatatagattagaccgttggttttccgttttgaattgttttttcactagttaattttggggccctttaaagcgTGCTGATAGGTTTGAGCCAAGGTTCCGTATTGTAGACCATAATTTGACTTACAATGGTTCACAAATAGTGACTtaaatggagagttgtcgcattggcactcatcCCACATCTTCTTGATTATAACTATTAGGAGATACatgtaactgtattgtattttaagctccgacggcatcaattggggatttgatggtcgcaaattaagtttactatTTAAACCCCCAATTGATgtcgtcggagcttaaaatacaatattgttatctccattctaatgaaactgacagaaaataacgttaaaacatgtatttaaaatctgtcatatgccgtctgagCTTGCgtgtacgtcccatagcatcaattgtcaattgatgccatgtaaaaagtgacgttatccaatcaaaatgaacgttacaaacgttgttgcattagaattgacGTTCTTTTCATTCTATTGACTGTGACTTGTACTATTGATGAAGTATGAAACTGGATCAGGATGATAATCGTACTCGAAGTGTTCTTTCGGAAGAAAACAAATGTACACCGGATTTCTCTCTTTGGAGGTCATCCTTTGATCGTAgtttatcatttgttttataatccttttatttgttcattttcatattatgtttttttcaagTCTTTTGAAGATTATTGACCCCACATTTCATTTAtcttcttgaaaaagaaacctaCAATTATAGCATTTAAAAGAAACAGGAACAGCGGATAGGAATTATGTCTTTAAACTCAAATTAATTAGACGCTGACATTTTCAATAGAGAAATGGTCCTTTGACAATGCatgcttaaaaataaaataaaacctacAAGAAACAGAAATATCTAACAAAAAGCTgtcacagtttaaaaaaaatcaccaaaatttataaaactcagAATGCAGACTTCGGTTTTCCATAATTTGTATTACTCATTAAATAATTTGTACTTTTCGAccgaaaatgaaaaataaactttagAAATAGTTTCATCCGAAGAATTTTGTTCTGATTACTAAAATCAGGAACGCCAGCAGCCCAACATATTAAAGCCAAGATTGTATAATAAGTGCATGAACCCGtgaaattgtttttatgtttaatacACAGTGAACATCCTTTTAATCAGTTATGTAGtactacatgtaatatatatcccttatgttttattatatatagttGTTCGAACGTTGGGTGATTGACAGATATGAACCGTATAATTGATATCATTAATAGGACAAATCATTTTATTGATGTTCATTAATTCAATTATAGTATAACAACCTCCTGCATGTATCAATGTCAATGCTGTTGGGGATTAGAAAGTTTGACCACTACGAATGAAACCACTATCTGCACGTTTGTAACCATGGTATCAAACTACTGACcacatattaaataataaaatattatataccaAAAAACATACCTAAATTTGCAGTAGTACAATTTTTGGGAATACTTTATAGGATAACATTTGTGAATTTTGTGAAATGTAGAAATTGGCGTTTGTAATAGGAAGACTGACATGTGTGTTGGgatatttctttatattatatGTAACAAGTTTAAAAGTGGTATACACTGCCATGTTCACATTATTACACAGTTTTTCGTTTCTAATTAATTTTGTGTTAAGGACAAGAATTAAACTgctcatgaaataaaaaaaaaacgttgtttaACTAAAGGGTAATGTAAGTAATGTACAGGATTGTCTTCACATGCAGATATATAACTACGAGTGCCGATAGTTTGGAATTTGCAACACTCATTGTTATTTTTTGTGGTTTTGTGGCAGGGAATGATTATATAAATTGGTCTGCAGCTTCATAATGCTGAGTTGTAGTGTGCAATTGTTTTCTTCATTTGTCGTGCAAACTAGTCTTGTCTACCAATAGTTTTAAATGTTACAACACTAattgtaaaagaaaacattttgtcACCACGAAAAAACAAGTAGTCAGTTACTAGTATTTGTCATGCATAAAGCTTATAATAACTGTATGCAGCGAGTCCAGACCCGGTTTtggttttatttcaaatatgaatACCAAAGGAATAAAGGACGGCAATCCAacgaaataaaaaacaaatgttgtgGTAAAAATGATAATATTCGGCATTGATATGATTAATGCATTAACACACAAATAATgaattcatttattaataaaaaaaaaaaaaaaaaaaatacaaccgtATGAATCATTTTGTGAATAGTTATCTATAAATGCAATGAGTGTTTATTCAAAAGTTATCGCATATTTCCTGTCGCAGGCCTAGTAGCTAGACTttactatttttaatttaaggaaataTTAAATGAAGCTTTTAATACTCCAAATAATATTATGTTTGTTACACAAATCACATTTTTGTCTTTGCTGTCTTGTCCTGTCTCTTTTAATGAATGACACCCTCAAGTGTTTACATTgtcttaaatatttctttttgtcaTAACCATGCTAAACCCTTTTAATGATCAACACATTTACGTAAGTATGGTGACCACGTGATGCaattttaaacatacatgtagtcATCATTCACAGATAGTGTTAGACATCGCATGATATGCACATGTGTAGCTCTAGAACTATAAGTCCGATGCACTGTCAAATTGATCAATCATTTTTACGAATAGTTGTTCGTCATAAGGGGCAATGCCAGGACAGTGATACATTGTTCTAAATGAATGTCAGATaaacaaatcaatattttaaCACTGAAGAAAGGTTCAAATTGAGtgtacaaaatttgtaaaagtatcaAATGCAAATTCATTGTCCCAAAActtacaacaacaaaacaatgcGTGGCACACGCCCgtaataaaacaacataacaaCACAAAGTCAtgagggacaacatcaaaagttcaatgaaggataaaaaacttaattcacatagtttttttacTGACCAccacacccccctcttaacttaatttgggaaaaattgattgaccaatagggaagtatgtaaaatcgattttagatgaACAAAACTTGCAACAAtggtgacccccccccccccccaaactatttgatttaagtttttttatcctacatcgatcttttgatgtcgtcccttataatTCCAATCATATAGACCTTGTCACAACTTATGTATATCTGCAATGTAGTTATACTTATGAAGACGTTCCCAGTGTCATGGTGAATCCTAAAACCACCATCAAATAGACAACTGTAAATACGAAAAAACAAGACTTGTCGAAAAATTCAGCAAGGTCTTTGTTAGTATTTTTATCATCTTCAAAAGGCCGAACCGTGTCTTTATCGCTCCATACAGACTTGCCACCCTGTGGTGTAGTATTGACCTTTCTAGATACCTTGTCGTCAGTTAATGATACTGTAGCTgttttgcacttcagtgttctacATTTGTTTGCAAATCTATGGACCCACTGAGGCATTACATCACTATCAGGCTTATGGTAAAGTCTTATAATTAGTACGGTCAATATGATGACAAACGAAGCTAGCCCAAGTGTAACAGTAAGGAAtataactgaaaaattaaaaacaaaaaattatcaaaatgagTTAAATACATGTGAAATATGCATGTAAGATAATATTCTTCTCATTCAAAAAGCAAGCaagcaaatgttaattatttcatGTAAGGCATTTGAGTTTATTGAAGATCGTAACTATCCACGAACCTCAATTACAGCACACATCACCCCCTATACACTCACATCACTCCCCTTACTCATCTGAAATATACACAGTCCCGCGCTGTTCAAATAACCTTTCACTTTTTACTAAACATTTTAAACCATCCAAGGCCTTTATATATAACGGAAGACACAAGTTATCATTCGAGGGTACCATTTTACACTGTAAAGCATGTCCTGTTTAAGAGGAAAAATATAAGTATCATGATAGTGGATTACCCATGCTACCAATCCGAGGCACACAGATATGTTAAAAGGTATTTTAACCTAGTTTTACATACGACCTATTATACAATTTTTGTCTTTGTATGAGATCGTTTTGTGGTCATATCTTTGTTGTTGCTCACTTACTATTTGAATTGAAAAATGCAATACGTGTACTTCAACAATCAACACtacagtacacaaaacaacaaGTTTCTGTAGTTTCGAAATGCtacagggttagggttagtgtaaATTGTTCGGCAACCCATGACCTTAAATATATAATgttacaataaacatgataacaatCCTTACCAAGAACTGAAGTATGTTTTGAAGTTGTTGGCAAACTATCCGAAAACAATGTCAGTAATACAGCTAAGGCTAAAAGTACAGTCAAGATATATCCAACCTTCTCTCCAGACTCTACTGGTAACATAAAAGTTACTGATGTAAGTACAGCTGTAACAATGACAGGAAATATGACACTCATTAAATAATAGCCCGGAAGTCGTTGCACGTGTAAGGAAAACAACAATTCAGAATAGGTCAAGTCGTCTTCAATTATTTCGCCAGGGTGTTGGTCGGTAGAGAGTAGGTCCCATTCGCCATTTGTCCTGTAATTATTAAGGTTGACATGAgttttcaaaaatgataaatttacTGCCGTTGAAGGAAAGCCCCAGCTGGCTAGTTCTACTTCGCATGTCTGGATATCATATGGGAAGAACGTGACATCCATGTCACAT
It contains:
- the LOC139500704 gene encoding neuronal acetylcholine receptor subunit alpha-3-like, producing the protein MKTQTLTTSGWFTVVWNDSRLTWTKSSYGNIEHIYASQKIIWHPELIVENSVIGLTNLGQDDIQLRIQYDGEVRWEPPAVLSTSCDMDVTFFPYDIQTCEVELASWGFPSTAVNLSFLKTHVNLNNYRTNGEWDLLSTDQHPGEIIEDDLTYSELLFSLHVQRLPGYYLMSVIFPVIVTAVLTSVTFMLPVESGEKVGYILTVLLALAVLLTLFSDSLPTTSKHTSVLVIFLTVTLGLASFVIILTVLIIRLYHKPDSDVMPQWVHRFANKCRTLKCKTATVSLTDDKVSRKVNTTPQGGKSVWSDKDTVRPFEDDKNTNKDLAEFFDKSCFFVFTVVYLMVVLGFTMTLGTSS